Proteins encoded together in one Camelina sativa cultivar DH55 chromosome 9, Cs, whole genome shotgun sequence window:
- the LOC109126489 gene encoding uncharacterized protein LOC109126489 translates to MLFVNVIPSEPQPEQVPIVPIVPTVPTVPIGDQSSVGMNYENQHAKDGEIGPNAIVVYVGKEKAVEGDSNKEGEAESRDEGDEYTEPRPVVEPLKSDKVRYVVKCPKEGCNWGLRGGRIRGTDIFSIRRHNKMHTCSRASQSSSNSKRQGTPQLVASLLHGDYPGQMETPPPKIIMDLVKTKLGVDISYSTALRGKNQAVTDLKGSPEESYKMLRCYLHMLEKVNHGTRSYVHCDENNKFMYLFIALGASIEGFKVMRKVITMDATFLKNGYKGVLMLKTVVGDSSEIVFMTDRNTSLITAIANVYPLAHHGFCIWHLSQNVKGYARNVNKDVVAWRFMECSRFYTVAEFNIAYASFTTRYPSAAKYLEESTQKERWARCVFPGDRYNLDTSNCVESLNSVFKDARRYSLIPMLDAILKKFSEWFNEHRKDVVSGSVANKLVPLVENYLHDLWATAEKLKVIELNGFELEYNVIDSDGKPYLVKLRLRSCSCRFFDIQKYPCVHALASFITFQKYGGKDIELHELCSKYYWTELWAIAYCRTIYLVPDKSRWDVLDDVQDMQIMPPNRKIKGGRKKTKRYASAGEKRPKTRPRTQNKRRRRQGLQWLLFGDNVHV, encoded by the exons atgttgtttgtgaatgtcATCCCTTCTGAGCCTCAGCCTGAGCAAGTTCCCATAGTGCCCATAGTGCCCACAGTGCCCACAGTGCCCATAGGGGACCAAAGTTCTGTTGGTATGAACTATGAAAACCAACATGCGAAGGATGGTGAAATCGGACCTAACGCCATTGTTGTCTACgtaggcaaagaaaaggctgtagAGGGTGATTCTAATAAAGAGGGTGAAGCTGAATCACgtgatgaaggtgatgaataTACTGAGCCACGCCCTGTTGTAGAACCGT tAAAGTCGGACAAGGTGCGTTATGTggtcaaatgtcctaaagaaggATGTAACTGGGGTTTACGAGGTGGTAGGATTCGAGGTACAGATATTTTCTCGATTAGAAGGCACAACAAGATGCATACATGCTCTCGGGCTAGTCAAAGTTCAAGCAATAGTAAGAGGCAAGGCACTCCACAATTAGTTGCTTCTCTTTTACATGGTGATTATCCAGGGCAAATGGAAACTCCACCTCCGAAAATTATCATGGATCTTGTCAAGACAAAATTAGGTGTTGATATATCATATTCCACGGCGTTGAGAGGGAAAAATCAAGCTGTTACTGATTTGAAAGGTAGCCCAGAAGAAAGCTACAAGATGTTGCGATGTTATCTGCACATGTTAGAGAAGGTTAATCATGGTACAAGATCATATGTGCATTGCGAtgagaataataaattcatgtacTTGTTCATAGCTTTGGGAGCTAGCATTGAAGGATTTAAAGTCATGAGGAAAGTTATAACTATGGATGCAACTTTTCTAAAGAACGGATATAagggtgttctt atgttgaaaACCGTTGTTGGGGATTCTTCTGAAATAGTATTTATGACTGACAGAAATACAAGTCTCATTACAGCCATAGCTAATGTGTATCCTCTAgctcatcatggtttttgtatatggCATTTATCCCAAAATGTGAAAGGTTATGCTCGTAACGTCAACAAAGACGTTGTTGCATGGAGATTCATGGAGTGTAGTAGGTTTTACACAGTGGCTGAGTTCAACATTGCTTACGCTTCTTTTACGACAAGATATCCTTCTGCTGCCAAGTATCTTGAAGAATCTACCCAGAAAGAAAGATGGGCAAGATGTGTTTttccaggagatagatacaacctAGACACAAGCAACTGTGTTGAATCGTTGAACAGCGTATTTAAAGATGCAAGGAGGTACTCCTTGATACCCATGCTTGAtgcaatacttaaaaaattCTCTGAATGGTTTAATGAACATCGGAAAGATGTTGTGTCTGGATCAGTCGCAAATAAATTGGTGCCTTTAGTGGAGAACTACTTACATGATTTATGGGCAACTGCTGAGAAACTAAAGGTGATAGAGCTAAATGGTTTCGAACTTGAATACAATGTCATTGACAGTGACGGAAAGCCTTATTTGGTGAAGTTGCGATTGAGAagttgcagttgcaggtttttcgATATACAAAAGTATCCTTGTGTGCATGCATTGGCGTCTTTCATTACATTCCAAAAATATGGAGGTAAGGATATCGAGTTACATGAGTTGTGTTCTAAGTATTATTGGACGGAGCTGTGGGCAATTGCATATTGCAGGACAATTTATTTAGTACCTGATAAGTCTCGATGGGATGTCCTAGATGACGTCCAAGATATGCAGATCATGCCTCCGAATCGGAAAATAAAagggggaagaaagaaaacaaaaaggtatgcaTCTGCTGGAGAAAAACGACCAAAGACTCGACCTAGGACGCAGAATAAAAGGCGCCGGAGACAAGGACTCCAATGGTTGTTATTTGGAGATAATGTTCATGTTTGA
- the LOC104713015 gene encoding protein DENND6A-like, which translates to MSRSPSFSVKPELSLKPDPESLKRWIHAFCIMRFDLEQGQLLEECYPPGCLSQEEEIEVSFNSFPDSVSQHHNRASIHDCIFFFRFRRPKKNTEERDGSDKYLYGYVFNRQRHDERLKRGGEQKSVVILSHTPYSSVFRPLLQIIGPLYFDVGNKAIQHIAGYVSMWPAPVPGKLMELPIGNAMLKVNLPPAHSLPLENGVLYEESSSSMAPLLPTNQSVPQGLFHDADLFGIYRGLLLQLWTLWELLLIGEPILIIAPTPPQCSEAVACLVSMVAPLFCSVDFRPYFTIHDPGFARLNSLREGDTFPPMVLGVTNLFFLKALRNIPHVVSVGTPAPNSNRVAFTSRSAGKLSVKTEGLGVQQLSLRRFSPTNLLNAVKLRRDGPLCLMTEHKEAVWTTYSAITKPDTSILNRLIDAGMSPRVEESMSVVNNEILRRHFLELTTNFLAPFGPYFQVNAPSDGTSPYVTPPLLPSFGADEFLSNLSARGVGKFLSKRMKSNWPDLYRRFLQGPNFMPWFQRRRAVAEQEQRRLWRLARMKTDMRQITSQMNELEAVDSFNAIEKHINEEVKARESGGGGADLEGTFQKLKKDLQAVFSVLPRDMQQLLLLNPQRASLLQDPSDLQ; encoded by the exons ATGAGTCGGTCTCCATCTTTCTCTGTGAAGCCTGAGCTTAGTTTAAAGCCTGATCCTGAGTCTTTGAAACGATGGATTCATGCATTTTGCATTATGAGGTTTGATCTTGAGCAAGGGCAGCTTTTGGAAGAGTGTTATCCACCAGGTTGTCtctcacaagaagaagaaattgaggtTTCATTCAATTCCTTTCCTGATTCTGTCTCACAGCATCATAACCGCGCAAGCATACATGACTGCATTTTCTTTTTCCGGTTTCGTAGACCGAAGAAGAACACTGAGGAGAGAGATGGTAGTGATAAGTACTTGTATGGTTATGTGTTTAATAGGCAGAGGCATGATGAAAGGTTGAAAAGGGGAGGTGAACAGAAGTCTGTTGTGATATTATCGCATACGCCTTACTCTAGTGTTTTTAGGCCTTTGCTGCAGATCATTGGCCCTTTGTATTTTGATGTTGGAAATAAGGCTATTCAACATATTGCTGGTTATGTCTCTATGTGGCCTGCTCCTGTACCCGGTAAGCTAATGGAGCTGCCAATTGGTAATGCAATGCTTAAGGTGAACTTGCCGCCTGCTCATAGCCTTCCTTTGGAAAATGGTGTTTTGTAtgaggaatcttcttcttccatggctCCTTTGCTGCCTACAAATCAGTCTGTTCCTCAAGGTTTATTCCATGATGCAGATCTTTTTGGCATATACCGGGGGCTATTGTTGCAGTTATGGACATTATGGGAGTTGTTACTTATAGGCGAGCCCATCCTTATCATAGCACCAACACCTCCGCAATGTTCTGAGGCAGTTGCTTGTCTTGTGAGTATGGTTGCCCCACTATTTTGTAGCGTCGACTTTAGACCATATTTCACTATACATGATCCAGGATTTGCTCGACTAAACTCACTCCGAGAAGGAGACACTTTCCCGCCAATGGTTTTGGGTGTCACCaatctttttttccttaaagCTCTTCGCAATATCCCTCATGTTGTCTCAGTTGGAACCCCTGCTCCAAACTCAAACCGTGTAGCCTTTACAAGTAGGTCGGCTGGTAAACTATCTGTTAAAACTGAAGGATTAGGCGTCCAACAGCTTTCATTAAGAAGGTTCTCTCCTACAAATTTGCTAAACGCAGTAAAACTTAGACGAGATGGACCTCTGTGTCTGATGACAGAGCACAAGGAAGCTGTTTGGACCACCTACTCTGCAATAACTAAGCCAGACACTTCTATTTTGAATAGACTTATTGATGCTGGGATGTCACCGAGGGTTGAGGAGTCAATGTCAGTTGTTAATAATGAGATTCTGCGACGCCATTTCTTGGAATTAACTACAAATTTCCTTGCACCTTTTGGTCCATACTTCCAGGTCAATGCTCCTTCCGATGGAACTTCCCCGTATGTTACCCCTCCTTTGCTCCCATCTTTCGGCGCAGATGAGTTCCTTTCAAATTTATCTGCGAGAGGTGTTGGGAAGTTTTTGTCTAAACGCATGAAATCCAACTGGCCCGACTTGTATAG GCGGTTTCTACAAGGGCCAAACTTTATGCCTTGGTTCCAAAGACGGCGTGCTGTTGCCGAGCAAGAACAACGTAGATTATGGAGGCTAGCTAGAATGAAGACTGATATGAGGCAGATAACGTCTCAGATGAATGAATTGGAAGCAGTGGATTCCTTCAATGCCATTGAGAAACACATTAATGAGGAAGTCAAG GCGCGGGAATCAGGAGGAGGGGGTGCCGATTTGGAAGGAACGTTTCAGAAACTGAAGAAGGATCTACAAGCAGTGTTCAGTGTGCTTCCAAGAGACATGCAGCAACTTCTGCTTTTAAATCCGCAAAGAGCATCCCTTCTTCAAGATCCATCAGATCTCCAATGA
- the LOC109126490 gene encoding uncharacterized protein At3g43530-like, giving the protein MEHEEDNDASESEETEAMKPLGMHFEPSQYNKKIKLSTRCHIFETLKTLDKLEHPLTSSERDWFENHPQFKHIFHMPREPNHKLMGMWMLLLRTAKIEKKKEAWFVVNGVPIRYGLREHALMSGLDCRCYPLDYKEAGGTVFRRKYFLRKKKITLEDVRRHLLVMQPDRTRDRLKMAVLYFLGSIIAGYTKDSGRDAMGIDDFVVSAVNDLGFCVSFPWGRLSFENMLEEISHTMSHFNGVVVKENALWPVPGFCIPLEFLLFEAVPILANTYVDQIPEADASCPRMCRRKFKRTGQKGFPLKNIGDTLGTTTAIASVIPHNDEEIPLLDLIMEEAEEEDTHDVVVANWMWRLRRGLPVLLEEMYTADVATRSGQNDANEEIVANEQPREDTVELVDLLRTMKQDMKTQFDNISAKIDGLEKRIEPLEVYVKEQEKPKAPVADEQPSTSQEGGRGTKRKRSKK; this is encoded by the exons ATGGAGCACGAGGAGGACAACGATGCAAGT GAATCGGAGGAAACAGAAGCGATGAAACCTTTAGGAATGCACTTCGAGCCTAGCcagtacaacaagaaaatcaagctatCGACTAGGtgtcatatttttgaaactttgaaaacgCTGGATAAATTAGAGCATCCACTAACTAGTTCTGAGAGGGATTGGTTTGAGAATCATCCACAATTCAAGCACATTTTTCACATGCCAAGGGAACCAAACCACAAGCTTATGGGAATGTGGATGCTCTTACTTCGAACggctaaaatcgaaaaaaagaaggaagcatgGTTTGTTGTGAATGGTGTTCCAATCCGGTATGGTCTGAGAGAACATGCTTTGATGTCTGGATTAGATTGTCGGTGCTATCCACTTGATTACAAGGAAGCCGGCGGTACCGTGTTTcgaaggaaatattttttacgaaaaaaaaagattacacttGAAGATGTGAGGAGACACCTATTGGTAATGCAACCAGATCGTACTCGTGATAGGTTGAAGATGGCGGTTCTCTACTTTTTAGGAAGCATCATTGCAGGCTATACAAAAGACTCGGGGAGAGATGCAATGGGTATCGATGATTTTGTTGTAAGCGCAGTGAATGATCTaggtttttgtgtgtcttttccTTGGGGGAGATTATCATTCGAGAACATGCTAGAAGAGATTTCCCATACAATGAGTCATTTTAATGGGGTCGTGGTTAAAGAGAATGCATTATGGCCTGTTCCAGGTTTCTGTATTCCATTGGAG tttttactatttgaggCAGTTCCAATTTTGGCGAACACTTACGTTGACCAAATTCCTGAGGCGGATGCAAGTTGTCCTAGGATGTGCAGGAGGAAATTTAAGAGGACCGGTCAGAAAGGTTTTCCTCTAAAGAATATTGGTGATACACTTGGTACAACAACG GCAATTGCTAGTGTGATCCCTCATAATGATGAAGAAATTCCTCTTCTCGATTTAATcatggaagaagctgaggaagaggatacCCATGATGTCGTTGTTGCCAATTGGATGTGGCGCCTTCGTAGAGGACTACCTGTACTTTTGGAGGAGATGTACACAGCCGATGTGGCTACTCGTTCAGGACAAAACGATGCGAATGAGGAAATAGTCGCCAATGAACAACCGAGAGAAGATACTGTTGAGTTGGTGGATCTTCTAAGGACCATGAAGCAGGATATGAAAACCCAGTTCGATAACATTTCGGCGAAGATTGATGGGCTTGAAAAAAGGATCGAACCGTTGGAAGTATATGTGAAAGAGCAAGAGAAACCAAAG GCGCCTGTAGCTGATGAGCAACCGAGTACTTCGCAAGAAGGAGGGAGAGGGACGAAGAGGAAAAGGTCTAAgaagtag
- the LOC104713013 gene encoding actin-related protein 4-like translates to MDIDDAADMEDAKANVVESDKEMGKRKLYFGSQALNYRRDQMEIVSPIKDGIVNDWDMVDNVWDHAFRNCLMIDPKEHPMLLAEPPLNTEQQREKAAEIMFEKYKVPALFTAKNPVLTSFASGRATSLVVDCGGGSTTISPVHDGYVLQKAVISSPIGGDFLTDCLLKSLESKGIKIKPRYSFKRKEIRPGEFQVTDVEVPDTTESYKLFCQRMIVSDIKDSICRVPDTPYDDKSYSNIPTTSYELPDGQTLEIGADRFKVPDVIFNPSIVQTIPGMGNNTDMLHSVRGLPQMVIESISKCDADIRRELYSSILLAGGTSSMQQLKERLEKDLVEESPQSARVKVLASGNTTERRFSVWIGGSILASLGSFQQMWFSKSEYEEHGASYIQRKCP, encoded by the exons ATGGATATTGATGATGCTGCTGATATGGAGGATGCAAAAGCCAATGTCGTGGAGTCTGATAAAGAAATGGGCAAACGGAAGCTTTACTTTGGGTCTCAAGCTTTGAATTATCGCCGTGATCAAATGGAG ATAGTGTCACCCATAAAGGATGGCATTGTAAATGATTGGGATATGGTGGACAATGTATGGGACCATGCTTTTAG gAATTGTCTAATGATTGATCCCAAGGAACATCCAATGCTGCTAGCAGAGCCCCCTTTGAACACagaacaacaaagagaaaa GGCAGCTGAGATAATGTTTGAAAAATACAAAGTGCCAGCATTATTTACAGCAAAAAATCCT GTTCTTACATCGTTTGCATCGGGGCGAGCTACTTCTTTGGTTGTTGACTG TGGTGGAGGATCCACGACTATTTCACCAGTGCATGACGGTTATGTTCTTCAAAAG GCTGTCATATCATCTCCAATTGGTGGAGACTTTCTCACTGATTGCTTACTGAAAAGCTTGGAGAGTAAAGGGATTAAA ATAAAACCTAGATACTCTTTCAAGAGAAAGGAAATACGACCAGGAGAATTTCAG GTTACAGATGTAGAAGTTCCTGATACCACAGAAAGCTACAAACTCTTCTGTCAG AGGATGATAGTAAGTGATATCAAGGATTCTATTTGTCGAGTTCCAGACACTCCGTATGATG ACAAATCATATTCGAACATTCCAACAACGTCTTACGAGCTTCCTGATGGCCA GACACTTGAAATTGGTGCTGATAGATTCAAAGTCCCTGATGTTATATTCAACCCTTCTATAGTTCAG ACTATTCCTGGAATGGGGAATAATACAGACATGCTTCATTCTGTTCGAGGGTTACCACAAATG GTCATAGAGAGCATCAGCAAATGTGATGCTGATATACGCAGAGAGTTGTATAGTAGCATACTG CTGGCTGGTGGAACATCATCGATGCAACAACTTAAAGAACGCCTCGAGAAGGACTTGGTAGAA GAATCTCCTCAATCAGCTCGAGTAAAAGTGTTGGCAAGCGGTAACACAACAGAAAGGAGATTCAG TGTGTGGATAGGAGGGAGTATATTGGCATCACTAGGTTCATTCCAGCAAATGTGGTTCTCCAAGTCTGA GTATGAAGAGCATGGAGCTTCTTACATCCAGAGGAAATGCCCTTAA
- the LOC104713014 gene encoding lipase member N isoform X2, with the protein MHNGVSSFNEFIHELSVDSDTSSLEYSSGDESDGPLPASPSSQSSRLSWASASANSECHWTEWITFILWWLIFPLRILLWIPQYFTSLFFKRSSRAPSSPRRHQHSSRPRISKTNSSKDHDVPNRATDRRRGVIEDLHLAIEICIEAIFDFFHKATHLLLSPSEAFAILFSWFSPSSHSAKRHHGDVSDDETVLTATLGATDPSPTERPVEQPTHLYNSMNTDTRTCQDVITELGYPYEAIRVVTSDGYVLVLERIPRRDARKAVFLQHGVLDSSMGWVSNGVVGSPAFAAYDQGYDVFLGNFRGLVSRDHVNKNISSKEFWRYSINEHGTEDIPAMIEKIHEIKTTELKLCQPNIDEEINQEEPFKLCAICHSLGGAAILMYVITQKIKEKPHRLSRLILLSPAGFHEDSNLGFTLVEYIFLFISPVLACVIPAFYIPTRFFRMLLNKLARDFHNYPALGGLVQTLMSYVVGGDSSNWVGVLGLPHYNMNDMPAVSFRVAKHLAQIKHTGKFRMYDYGSRSANMEVYGSPEPLDLGESYKFIDVPVDLVAGRNDKVIRSSMVKKHYKVMRDAEVDVSFNEFEYAHLDFTFSHREELLRYVMSRLLLVEPTPVQQRQTSPKGMKLKKKKKEVQ; encoded by the exons ATGCATAA TGGGGTCTCTTCTTTCAATGAGTTCATTCATGAGCTTTCTGTGGATTCTGATACTTCAAGCTTGGAGTATTCTTCTGGAGATGAAAGTGATGGTCCGCTGCCTGCATCACCATCATCTCAAAGCTCACGCCTCTCTTGGGCCAGTGCTTCTGCTAATTCTGAATGTCACTGGACTGAGTGGATTACTTTCATTCTTTGGTGGTTGATTTTTCCTTTACGGATCTTGCTGTGGATACCACAATATTTTACGAGTTTGTTCTTTAAACGAAGTTCAAGAGCTCCTTCGAGCCCAAGAAGACACCAACATTCATCTAGACCTCGTATTAGCAAGACCAACTCAAGCAAAGACCATGATGTTCCCAACAGAGCTACTGATAGACGACGTGGAGTTATTGAG GATCTTCATCTTGCTATCGAGATATGCATAGAAgcaatatttgatttttttcacaaGGCTACGCATCTTCTCCTTTCTCCATCAGAAGCTTTCGCaatattgttttcttggttCTCACCTTCCAGTCACAGCGCTAAAAGACACCATGGTGACGTTTCAGATGATGAAACTGTGCTGACTGCTACTTTAGGAGCTACAGATCCATCTCCCACGGAAAGGCCCGTAGAACAGCCCACACACTTATACAACTCTATGAACACAGATACCCGAACGTGTCAAGATGTCATAACAGAGCTGGG GTATCCTTACGAAGCTATCCGTGTTGTTACATCTGACGGATATGTTCTTGTCTTGGAAAGGATACCAAG ACGCGATGCAAGGAAAGCTGTATTTTTGCAGCATGGGGTTTTGGATTCTTCGATGGG ATGGGTATCTAATGGGGTTGTTGGATCTCCTGCTTTTGCTGCGTATGACCAAG GCTATGATGTTTTTCTGGGTAACTTTCGAGGTTTAGTTTCAAGAGATCATGTGAACAAGAACATATCTTCAAAAGA GTTCTGGCGATACTCCATTAACGAGCACGGTACTGAGGATATCCCAGCGATGATAGAAAAAATTCATGAAATAAAAACTACAGAACTCAAGCTCTGCCAGCCCAATATCGATGAAGAAATCAACCAGGAGGAGCCTTTTAAGCTCTGTGCCATCTGTCATAGTCTAGGCGGTGCTGCAATTCTGATGTATGTAATTACTCAAAAAATCAAGGAGAAGCCGCACAGACTCTCGCGACTAATCTTACTTTCACCTGCTGGGTTTCATGAGGACTCAAACTTAGGTTTCACATTAGTTGAATACATATTCCTTTTTATTAGTCCAGTTTTGGCTTGCGTCATTCCTGCCTTCTACATACCGACAAGATTCTTCAGGATGCTTCTGAACAAGTTAGCTCGCGACTTTCACAACTATCCTGCTCTTGGTGGACTGGTCCAAACTCTAATGAGTTATGTAGTTGGTGGAGACAGCTCGAACTGGGTCGGAGTCTTAGGATTGCCTCACTACAACATGAACGACATGCCAGCTGTCTCCTTCCGTGTGGCGAAACATCTTGCTCAGATCAAACACACTGGTAAATTCAGGATGTATGATTATGGAAGCAGATCAGCTAACATGGAGGTTTATGGCTCTCCTGAACCGCTTGATCTAGGGGAGTCTTACAAGTTCATCGATGTGCCTGTGGATTTAGTAGCGGGAAGGAATGACAAGGTGATTCGGTCTTCCATGGTGAAGAAACACTACAAGGTGATGAGAGATGCAGAGGTTGATGTATCTTTTAATGAGTTTGAGTATGCTCACCTTGATTTCACATTCTCTCACCGCGAAGAGCTTTTGAGATATGTGATGTCGCGGCTTCTGCTTGTGGAACCGACACCAGTTCAACAGAGGCAAACCAGCCCGAAAGgtatgaagttgaagaagaagaaaaaggaagtaCAGTAG
- the LOC104713012 gene encoding uncharacterized protein LOC104713012, whose protein sequence is MEQFEADPYYADQKKARKLQAWREAIADGDFGMPRICPCGKRIVNEISPTETEKKRWFTCVKYKDDGLHRRKNWADAIEEETQTLRKDVDNHWERLKEFEPHHTKIYNLQMELKEKSDEIAKLKEELALLTTRVDLLDRLCFD, encoded by the exons ATGGAACAATTTGAGGCCGACCCATACTATGCTGATCAGAAGAAGGCGAGGAAGTTACAAGCATGGCGAGAAGCCATAGCCGATGGTGATTTTGGCATGCCTCGAATTTGCCCATGTGGCAAACGAATCGTCAATGAGATCTCtccaacagaaacagagaaaaagagatggtttacTTGCGTTAAGTATaag GATGATGGATTGCACAGGCGGAAAAATTGGGCTgatgcaattgaagaagaaacccaaacCTTAAGGAAAGATGTTGATAACCAttgggagagattgaaggaatTTGAACCCCATCATACTAAGATCTATAATTTGCAGATGGAGCTTAAGGAGAAGAGTGACGAGATTGCCAAACTAAAGGAGGAGTTGGCGTTGCTTACCACTCGAGTCGATCTCCTGGATAGGTTGTGTTTCGATTGA
- the LOC104713014 gene encoding uncharacterized protein LOC104713014 isoform X1 yields the protein MQRIVDNALAVTKESVKTVTYESLNNIARCINGVSALLLTLLPGKANILEGLHGWELRPTFRGPRLPRWMHNGVSSFNEFIHELSVDSDTSSLEYSSGDESDGPLPASPSSQSSRLSWASASANSECHWTEWITFILWWLIFPLRILLWIPQYFTSLFFKRSSRAPSSPRRHQHSSRPRISKTNSSKDHDVPNRATDRRRGVIEDLHLAIEICIEAIFDFFHKATHLLLSPSEAFAILFSWFSPSSHSAKRHHGDVSDDETVLTATLGATDPSPTERPVEQPTHLYNSMNTDTRTCQDVITELGYPYEAIRVVTSDGYVLVLERIPRRDARKAVFLQHGVLDSSMGWVSNGVVGSPAFAAYDQGYDVFLGNFRGLVSRDHVNKNISSKEFWRYSINEHGTEDIPAMIEKIHEIKTTELKLCQPNIDEEINQEEPFKLCAICHSLGGAAILMYVITQKIKEKPHRLSRLILLSPAGFHEDSNLGFTLVEYIFLFISPVLACVIPAFYIPTRFFRMLLNKLARDFHNYPALGGLVQTLMSYVVGGDSSNWVGVLGLPHYNMNDMPAVSFRVAKHLAQIKHTGKFRMYDYGSRSANMEVYGSPEPLDLGESYKFIDVPVDLVAGRNDKVIRSSMVKKHYKVMRDAEVDVSFNEFEYAHLDFTFSHREELLRYVMSRLLLVEPTPVQQRQTSPKGMKLKKKKKEVQ from the exons atgcaacGGATCGTAGACAACGCTCTCGCTGTTACCAAaga ATCAGTGAAAACTGTTACATATGAGTCTTTGAATAACATTGCTAGATGCATTAACGGTGTATCTGCTCTTTTGTTGACCCTTCTCCCTGGGAAGGCTAATATCCTTGAAGGTCTTCATGGCTGGGAACTCAGGCCTACGTTTCGTGGACCACGTTTACCTCGCTGGATGCATAA TGGGGTCTCTTCTTTCAATGAGTTCATTCATGAGCTTTCTGTGGATTCTGATACTTCAAGCTTGGAGTATTCTTCTGGAGATGAAAGTGATGGTCCGCTGCCTGCATCACCATCATCTCAAAGCTCACGCCTCTCTTGGGCCAGTGCTTCTGCTAATTCTGAATGTCACTGGACTGAGTGGATTACTTTCATTCTTTGGTGGTTGATTTTTCCTTTACGGATCTTGCTGTGGATACCACAATATTTTACGAGTTTGTTCTTTAAACGAAGTTCAAGAGCTCCTTCGAGCCCAAGAAGACACCAACATTCATCTAGACCTCGTATTAGCAAGACCAACTCAAGCAAAGACCATGATGTTCCCAACAGAGCTACTGATAGACGACGTGGAGTTATTGAG GATCTTCATCTTGCTATCGAGATATGCATAGAAgcaatatttgatttttttcacaaGGCTACGCATCTTCTCCTTTCTCCATCAGAAGCTTTCGCaatattgttttcttggttCTCACCTTCCAGTCACAGCGCTAAAAGACACCATGGTGACGTTTCAGATGATGAAACTGTGCTGACTGCTACTTTAGGAGCTACAGATCCATCTCCCACGGAAAGGCCCGTAGAACAGCCCACACACTTATACAACTCTATGAACACAGATACCCGAACGTGTCAAGATGTCATAACAGAGCTGGG GTATCCTTACGAAGCTATCCGTGTTGTTACATCTGACGGATATGTTCTTGTCTTGGAAAGGATACCAAG ACGCGATGCAAGGAAAGCTGTATTTTTGCAGCATGGGGTTTTGGATTCTTCGATGGG ATGGGTATCTAATGGGGTTGTTGGATCTCCTGCTTTTGCTGCGTATGACCAAG GCTATGATGTTTTTCTGGGTAACTTTCGAGGTTTAGTTTCAAGAGATCATGTGAACAAGAACATATCTTCAAAAGA GTTCTGGCGATACTCCATTAACGAGCACGGTACTGAGGATATCCCAGCGATGATAGAAAAAATTCATGAAATAAAAACTACAGAACTCAAGCTCTGCCAGCCCAATATCGATGAAGAAATCAACCAGGAGGAGCCTTTTAAGCTCTGTGCCATCTGTCATAGTCTAGGCGGTGCTGCAATTCTGATGTATGTAATTACTCAAAAAATCAAGGAGAAGCCGCACAGACTCTCGCGACTAATCTTACTTTCACCTGCTGGGTTTCATGAGGACTCAAACTTAGGTTTCACATTAGTTGAATACATATTCCTTTTTATTAGTCCAGTTTTGGCTTGCGTCATTCCTGCCTTCTACATACCGACAAGATTCTTCAGGATGCTTCTGAACAAGTTAGCTCGCGACTTTCACAACTATCCTGCTCTTGGTGGACTGGTCCAAACTCTAATGAGTTATGTAGTTGGTGGAGACAGCTCGAACTGGGTCGGAGTCTTAGGATTGCCTCACTACAACATGAACGACATGCCAGCTGTCTCCTTCCGTGTGGCGAAACATCTTGCTCAGATCAAACACACTGGTAAATTCAGGATGTATGATTATGGAAGCAGATCAGCTAACATGGAGGTTTATGGCTCTCCTGAACCGCTTGATCTAGGGGAGTCTTACAAGTTCATCGATGTGCCTGTGGATTTAGTAGCGGGAAGGAATGACAAGGTGATTCGGTCTTCCATGGTGAAGAAACACTACAAGGTGATGAGAGATGCAGAGGTTGATGTATCTTTTAATGAGTTTGAGTATGCTCACCTTGATTTCACATTCTCTCACCGCGAAGAGCTTTTGAGATATGTGATGTCGCGGCTTCTGCTTGTGGAACCGACACCAGTTCAACAGAGGCAAACCAGCCCGAAAGgtatgaagttgaagaagaagaaaaaggaagtaCAGTAG